In Sphingopyxis sp. FD7, a single window of DNA contains:
- the modA gene encoding molybdate ABC transporter substrate-binding protein, with product MVPVLRLLVAFAFLSLTPAAAAHGRGPVVLAAASLQESLTEAADVWAARGHSRPILSFAASSALARQVIAGAPADLFLSADEPWMDAVARAGRLRAGTRATLFGNRLVLIAPARSRVRLSPARGFPLARALGSGRLAMADPDAVPAGRYAKAALTHLGVWRSVAGRLAPAENVRAALVLVERGAAPLGIVYATDARASKAVRILGTFPAASHPPIRYPVAVLKASRHRDAAAFRAFLLSTQGRAIFTRHGFSAP from the coding sequence ATGGTCCCTGTCCTTCGCCTGCTGGTCGCGTTCGCCTTCTTGTCGCTGACGCCCGCCGCGGCGGCCCACGGGCGCGGCCCGGTGGTGCTTGCGGCGGCGAGCCTGCAGGAATCGCTCACCGAAGCGGCGGACGTCTGGGCGGCGCGCGGGCATTCCCGGCCCATTCTGTCCTTCGCGGCGTCGTCGGCGCTCGCGCGGCAGGTGATCGCGGGGGCGCCGGCCGACCTCTTTCTGTCAGCCGACGAGCCGTGGATGGATGCGGTGGCGAGGGCGGGGCGGCTCCGCGCGGGGACGCGCGCGACGCTGTTCGGCAACCGGCTCGTGCTCATCGCGCCCGCGCGCAGCCGCGTGCGGCTGAGCCCGGCACGCGGCTTTCCGCTCGCCCGCGCACTCGGCTCCGGCCGTCTCGCGATGGCCGATCCCGACGCGGTGCCCGCCGGGCGTTATGCGAAGGCGGCGCTGACCCATCTCGGCGTCTGGCGCAGCGTCGCGGGCCGACTCGCGCCCGCCGAAAATGTCCGCGCCGCGCTGGTGCTGGTCGAGCGGGGCGCCGCGCCGCTCGGCATCGTCTATGCCACCGACGCGCGCGCGTCGAAGGCGGTGCGCATTCTCGGCACATTTCCAGCGGCGAGTCATCCGCCGATCCGTTATCCGGTGGCGGTGTTGAAGGCCTCACGGCACCGCGATGCCGCGGCTTTCCGCGCCTTCCTTCTGTCCACACAGGGTCGTGCGATCTTTACGCGCCACGGCTTTTCGGCGCCGTGA